One segment of Ignavibacteria bacterium DNA contains the following:
- a CDS encoding virulence RhuM family protein — MSKTKQSRSGSTRGKTEVSIVRSSAAEYLTFVAAGGDSEASVEMRYEDENIWLTQKMMATLYDVSVPAINQHLKRIFSDNELQEVSVVKQYLITATDGKNYQTKHYSLQAIIAVGFKIENERAVQFRKWANRIVKDYTIQGWTMDAERLKQGGTLTDEFFERQLERIREIRLSERKFYQKITDIYSTSIDYDVTATSTKRFFATVQNKLHWAIHGHTAAEVIVARASAQKEHMGLTTWKDAPSGKIQKFDVGVAKNYLTEDEMAQLQRLVSAYLDLAESMALRKIPMTMNDWETRLNRFIAATDLEILQDAGKVTAEIAQAHAESEFEKYRIVQDRLFESDFDRLLGIANSE, encoded by the coding sequence ATGAGTAAGACCAAACAATCTCGCAGCGGTAGCACCAGAGGGAAAACGGAAGTTTCTATCGTGCGTTCTTCAGCGGCGGAGTATCTGACGTTTGTGGCGGCTGGAGGCGACTCTGAAGCCAGCGTTGAAATGCGCTACGAAGATGAGAATATCTGGCTCACCCAGAAGATGATGGCTACGCTCTACGATGTCTCGGTCCCGGCGATCAACCAGCATCTGAAACGCATTTTCAGCGATAATGAACTGCAGGAAGTTTCAGTTGTTAAGCAGTACTTAATAACTGCGACGGACGGCAAAAATTACCAGACGAAGCACTATAGCCTGCAGGCGATCATCGCGGTCGGTTTCAAGATCGAGAACGAGCGCGCCGTCCAATTCCGCAAATGGGCCAATAGGATCGTCAAGGATTACACGATCCAGGGCTGGACCATGGATGCCGAACGCCTAAAACAAGGCGGCACCCTCACGGATGAGTTCTTTGAACGTCAGCTCGAAAGGATCAGGGAGATCCGACTGAGTGAACGAAAGTTCTACCAGAAGATCACAGACATCTACTCGACTTCCATCGACTACGACGTTACTGCCACATCAACGAAACGCTTCTTCGCCACCGTTCAGAACAAATTGCACTGGGCCATTCATGGCCATACAGCGGCAGAAGTGATCGTCGCACGTGCAAGCGCACAAAAAGAGCACATGGGCCTAACCACATGGAAGGACGCACCGTCCGGTAAGATCCAGAAGTTCGACGTAGGCGTGGCAAAGAACTACCTTACAGAAGATGAGATGGCGCAACTCCAACGCCTAGTGTCTGCCTACCTCGACCTTGCAGAAAGCATGGCGCTACGGAAGATTCCAATGACCATGAACGACTGGGAAACACGCCTCAATCGGTTCATCGCTGCGACTGACTTAGAGATCCTGCAGGATGCTGGTAAGGTAACAGCTGAAATCGCTCAA